One genomic segment of Streptomyces sp. TLI_146 includes these proteins:
- a CDS encoding PLP-dependent aminotransferase family protein, with amino-acid sequence MQERSSVAELANILKEDLDRYSVGGKLPSSRALVEKYRVSPVTVSRALARLASEGLVVTRPGAGVFRAEPRTPASRPGDTSWQEVSLSADGATDAVPRAVDASGVLATLAAPPPGVIEFNGGYLAPALQPERAMAAALARAGRRPGAWGRPPTDGLPELRDWFAREIGGTVTAAEVLICAGGQSALTTALRALAAPGAPVLVESPTYPGMLAVARASGLRPVPVPVDTDGVRPDLLAAAFRATGARVLVSQPLFQNPTGAVLSPARRAEVLGVAREFGAFVIEDDFARLLVHADAGPLPAPLAADDPDGVVVHVRSLTKVASPSLRVGALAARGPVLERLRAIQVVDSFFVPRPLQETALELVGSPAWPRHLRAVSQELGDRRQAMATALARHLPDLEMPHLPFGGYHLWLRLPDGTPEDAVAAAALRSGVAVAPGRPYFSAEPPAAHLRLCFAGVAGRAEIEEGVRRLRTAYDEVGARGAA; translated from the coding sequence ATGCAAGAGCGTAGCAGTGTGGCCGAGCTGGCGAACATCCTGAAAGAGGACCTCGACCGCTACTCCGTAGGTGGAAAGCTGCCGTCGAGCAGGGCGCTGGTCGAGAAGTACCGGGTCTCGCCGGTGACCGTCTCGCGGGCCCTGGCCCGGCTCGCCTCCGAGGGCCTCGTCGTGACCCGCCCCGGCGCCGGGGTCTTCCGCGCCGAGCCCCGCACCCCCGCCTCCCGCCCCGGCGACACCTCCTGGCAGGAGGTCTCGCTCAGCGCCGACGGTGCCACCGACGCGGTGCCGCGCGCGGTCGACGCGTCCGGGGTCCTGGCCACCCTCGCCGCGCCCCCGCCCGGGGTGATCGAGTTCAACGGCGGCTACCTCGCCCCCGCCCTCCAGCCGGAGCGGGCGATGGCCGCCGCCCTCGCCCGCGCGGGCCGCCGCCCCGGTGCCTGGGGGCGCCCGCCCACCGACGGGCTGCCCGAGCTGCGCGACTGGTTCGCCCGCGAGATCGGCGGCACGGTCACCGCCGCCGAGGTGCTGATCTGCGCCGGTGGCCAGTCCGCGCTCACCACGGCGCTGCGGGCGCTCGCGGCGCCGGGCGCGCCGGTCCTGGTGGAGTCGCCCACCTACCCCGGCATGCTCGCGGTGGCCCGCGCCTCGGGGCTGCGGCCGGTGCCGGTCCCGGTCGACACCGACGGGGTGCGCCCCGATCTGCTCGCGGCCGCCTTCCGGGCCACCGGGGCCCGTGTCCTGGTCAGCCAGCCGCTCTTCCAGAACCCGACGGGCGCGGTGCTCTCCCCGGCCCGGCGGGCCGAAGTGCTCGGGGTGGCACGGGAGTTCGGCGCGTTCGTCATCGAGGACGACTTCGCGCGGCTGCTCGTCCACGCGGACGCGGGCCCGCTGCCCGCGCCGCTCGCCGCCGACGACCCGGACGGCGTGGTCGTCCACGTCCGCTCGCTCACCAAGGTCGCCTCGCCCAGTCTGCGCGTCGGCGCGCTCGCCGCCCGCGGCCCGGTCCTGGAGCGGCTGCGCGCGATCCAGGTCGTCGACAGCTTCTTCGTGCCGCGCCCGCTCCAGGAGACCGCCCTTGAGCTGGTCGGCTCCCCGGCCTGGCCCCGCCATCTGCGGGCCGTGTCCCAGGAGCTGGGCGACCGCAGACAGGCCATGGCGACCGCCCTGGCCCGCCACCTCCCCGACCTGGAGATGCCGCACCTGCCCTTCGGCGGCTACCACCTCTGGCTGCGGCTGCCGGACGGCACGCCCGAGGACGCGGTCGCCGCCGCGGCCCTGCGCTCCGGCGTCGCCGTCGCCCCCGGCCGCCCCTACTTCAGCGCCGAGCCCCCCGCCGCGCATCTGCGGCTGTGCTTCGCGGGCGTGGCGGGCCGGGCCGAGATCGAGGAGGGCGTACGACGGTTGCGTACGGCATACGACGAGGTGGGAGCCCGGGGAGCGGCCTGA
- a CDS encoding DMT family transporter: MTAQDSATARTSIAVDEPRTTPVAAEPAAPAAASRQGALLAGLGVVAFSLTFPATAWGLESFGPWSLVAVRSLLAGLIAGAFLLAGRVALPERRHWAGLAVVAAGTVVGFPLLTTLALQTSTTSHAAVVVGLLPLTTAALSALRTGRRPSRAFWAAALAGAGVVVAFTVQQSGGALSTGDLYLFGALLICAAGYTEGGRLAREMPGWQVIGWALILTLPVAVLGSAVALAAEPVHLNAHGVLGVLWVAAGSQFFGLYVWYRGMAAIGVPRASQLQLAQPLLTLVWAVLLLGEHLSPAAPLAAAGVLVCIAVTQRAAA; encoded by the coding sequence ATGACAGCACAGGATAGCGCTACTGCCCGGACATCGATAGCGGTCGACGAGCCCCGGACCACTCCCGTGGCCGCGGAACCGGCCGCGCCCGCCGCGGCCTCGCGCCAGGGCGCGCTGCTCGCCGGGCTCGGCGTCGTCGCCTTCTCGCTGACCTTCCCGGCGACCGCCTGGGGCCTGGAGAGCTTCGGCCCGTGGTCGCTCGTCGCCGTCCGCAGCCTGCTCGCCGGACTGATCGCGGGCGCGTTCCTGCTGGCGGGCCGGGTGGCGCTGCCCGAGCGGCGGCACTGGGCCGGGCTCGCGGTGGTCGCGGCCGGGACCGTGGTCGGCTTCCCCCTCCTCACCACGCTCGCCCTCCAGACGTCGACGACCTCGCACGCGGCGGTCGTGGTGGGCCTGCTGCCGCTGACCACGGCCGCGCTCTCGGCGCTGCGGACCGGCCGCCGCCCCTCCCGCGCCTTCTGGGCCGCGGCGCTGGCCGGGGCCGGGGTGGTGGTCGCCTTCACCGTCCAGCAGAGCGGCGGCGCCCTCTCCACCGGCGACCTCTACCTCTTCGGGGCGCTGCTGATCTGCGCCGCCGGGTACACCGAGGGCGGGCGGCTGGCCCGGGAGATGCCGGGCTGGCAGGTGATCGGCTGGGCGCTGATCCTCACACTGCCGGTGGCCGTCCTCGGTTCGGCGGTGGCCCTCGCCGCCGAACCGGTCCATCTCAACGCCCACGGCGTCCTCGGGGTGCTGTGGGTGGCCGCCGGGTCGCAGTTCTTCGGGCTGTACGTCTGGTACCGGGGCATGGCCGCCATCGGCGTGCCCCGGGCCAGTCAGCTCCAGCTGGCGCAGCCGCTGCTCACGCTGGTCTGGGCGGTCCTGCTGCTCGGCGAGCACCTCTCCCCCGCCGCTCCGCTGGCCGCGGCGGGGGTGCTGGTGTGCATCGCCGTGACCCAGCGCGCGGCGGCCTGA
- a CDS encoding DUF1918 domain-containing protein yields the protein MRASVGDRLLVHGRTVGQHDRSAEVIEVLGPDGSPPYRVRFEDGHETLMSPGPDTVVRHPAEE from the coding sequence ATGCGAGCGAGCGTGGGCGACCGGCTGCTGGTCCATGGCAGAACCGTCGGACAGCACGACCGGAGCGCGGAAGTCATCGAGGTACTGGGCCCCGACGGGTCCCCGCCCTACCGGGTGCGTTTCGAGGACGGGCACGAGACCCTGATGTCCCCGGGGCCCGACACCGTCGTGCGGCACCCGGCCGAGGAGTAG
- a CDS encoding glycoside hydrolase family 10 protein: MGRITRRGLLAATLAAGTAGAMNGLVTVGAASAAEGAPGVLAAPGPARPWHPPRPLEFRGMWLATVSNLDWPSQPGLPPERQEAELLAHLDRAEARRLNVVALQVRPTADALWPSPYEPWTQYLSGTQGRDPGWDPLGTAVREAHRRRLELHAWFNPYRVANHTDPSRLVPTHPARVHPDWVVAYGGKLYYNPGLPEVRRFVQDAMLDAVARYDVDAVHWDDYFYPYPVAGQRFDDDDAYARYGAGFPDRAAWRRDNIDRLVRETAARIKQIRRRVKFGISPFAVWRNAATDPLGSPTTAGVQTYDDLHADTRKWVREHWIDYICPQVYWNIGFQAADYAKLVPWWDAVARGSGTQLIIGEALYKAGNPAQPPAWQDPAELSRHLTFARKYASVRGHCFFSAKDVALDPIGAMARVVADHYRGRVRP; the protein is encoded by the coding sequence GTGGGACGGATCACTCGGCGGGGACTGCTGGCGGCAACCCTCGCGGCCGGAACGGCGGGCGCGATGAACGGGCTGGTCACAGTGGGTGCGGCCAGTGCCGCGGAGGGTGCGCCCGGGGTCCTGGCGGCCCCCGGCCCGGCCCGCCCCTGGCACCCGCCGCGGCCGCTGGAGTTCCGCGGTATGTGGCTGGCCACGGTGTCCAACCTCGACTGGCCCTCACAACCGGGTCTGCCCCCGGAGCGGCAGGAGGCCGAGCTCCTCGCCCACCTCGACCGGGCCGAGGCGCGAAGACTCAACGTGGTGGCGCTCCAGGTGCGCCCCACCGCCGACGCCCTGTGGCCCTCGCCGTACGAGCCGTGGACGCAGTACCTCAGCGGCACCCAGGGCCGCGACCCCGGCTGGGACCCGCTCGGCACGGCCGTCCGCGAGGCCCACCGGCGCCGTCTGGAGCTGCACGCCTGGTTCAACCCGTACCGGGTGGCCAACCACACCGACCCGTCCCGGCTCGTCCCCACCCACCCCGCGCGGGTGCACCCCGACTGGGTCGTGGCGTACGGCGGAAAGCTCTACTACAACCCGGGGCTGCCCGAGGTCCGCCGGTTCGTGCAAGACGCGATGCTGGACGCGGTCGCGCGCTACGACGTGGACGCGGTGCACTGGGACGACTACTTCTATCCGTACCCGGTGGCCGGACAGAGGTTCGACGACGACGACGCCTACGCCCGGTACGGGGCGGGCTTCCCGGACCGGGCGGCCTGGCGGCGCGACAACATCGACCGGCTGGTACGGGAGACGGCCGCCCGGATCAAGCAGATCCGCCGGCGCGTGAAGTTCGGGATCAGCCCCTTCGCGGTCTGGCGCAACGCGGCGACCGACCCGCTGGGCTCGCCCACCACGGCCGGTGTGCAGACCTACGACGACCTGCACGCCGACACCCGCAAGTGGGTGCGCGAGCACTGGATCGACTACATCTGCCCGCAGGTGTACTGGAACATCGGCTTCCAGGCCGCCGACTACGCTAAGCTCGTGCCCTGGTGGGACGCGGTGGCCCGGGGCAGCGGCACCCAGCTGATCATCGGGGAGGCGCTGTACAAGGCGGGGAACCCGGCGCAGCCGCCCGCCTGGCAGGACCCGGCGGAGCTGTCCCGGCACCTCACGTTCGCGCGGAAGTACGCCTCCGTGCGGGGCCACTGCTTCTTCTCGGCGAAGGACGTGGCGCTGGACCCGATCGGCGCCATGGCACGCGTGGTCGCGGACCACTACCGGGGACGGGTGCGGCCGTGA
- a CDS encoding 3-hydroxybutyryl-CoA dehydrogenase produces MTDPTGDIARVGVVGCGQMGAGIAEVCARSGLDVKVAETTGEALEIGRTRLHNSLSKAAERGKITEEERDATLARLSFTTDLGEFADRDLVIEAVVENEQVKTEIFQVLDQVVTRPDAILASNTSSIPLVKLAVATSRPDQVIGIHFFNPAPVQKLVELIPALTTSEGTLSRAQAMVEKVLGKHAIRAQDRSGFVVNALLIPYLLSAIRMFESGIASREDIDNGMELGCAHPMGPLKLSDLIGLDTVASVADSMYQEYKEPLYAAPPLLQRMVDAGRLGRKTGSGFYTYA; encoded by the coding sequence GTGACGGACCCTACGGGAGATATTGCACGCGTCGGAGTGGTGGGCTGCGGCCAGATGGGGGCCGGCATCGCGGAGGTCTGCGCCCGCAGCGGCCTGGACGTGAAGGTCGCCGAGACCACCGGCGAAGCCCTGGAGATCGGCCGTACCCGGCTGCACAACTCCCTTTCGAAGGCCGCCGAGCGTGGCAAGATCACCGAGGAGGAGCGCGACGCGACGCTCGCCCGGCTGAGCTTCACCACCGACCTCGGCGAGTTCGCCGACCGCGATCTCGTCATCGAGGCCGTGGTCGAGAACGAGCAGGTCAAGACCGAGATCTTCCAGGTGCTCGACCAGGTGGTGACCCGCCCGGACGCGATCCTGGCCTCCAACACCTCCTCCATCCCGCTGGTGAAGCTGGCGGTCGCGACCTCGCGGCCCGACCAGGTCATCGGCATCCACTTCTTCAACCCGGCCCCGGTGCAGAAGCTCGTCGAGCTGATCCCGGCCCTCACCACCTCCGAGGGCACCCTCAGCCGGGCCCAGGCCATGGTGGAGAAGGTCCTCGGCAAGCACGCGATCCGCGCCCAGGACCGCTCGGGCTTCGTGGTCAACGCCCTGCTCATCCCGTATCTGCTCTCCGCGATCCGGATGTTCGAGTCGGGCATCGCCAGCCGCGAGGACATCGACAACGGCATGGAGCTCGGCTGCGCCCACCCGATGGGCCCGCTCAAGCTGTCCGACCTCATCGGCCTGGACACCGTCGCCTCGGTGGCGGACTCGATGTACCAGGAGTACAAGGAGCCGCTGTACGCGGCGCCGCCGCTGCTCCAGCGCATGGTGGACGCGGGACGCCTGGGCCGCAAGACCGGCTCCGGGTTCTACACGTACGCCTGA
- a CDS encoding NUDIX domain-containing protein, with the protein MQWTNLSEQTVYENRWFRVNLADVALPDGRHLDHFVIRLRPVAVATAVNEANEVLLLWRHRFITDSWGWELAAGVVEDGEDIAAAAAREMEEETGWRPGPLRHLLTVEPANGLIDARHHLYWSESAEYIGHPEDDFESSRREWIPLKLVPDMIARGEVPAANMAAGLLLLHHMRLGDG; encoded by the coding sequence GTGCAGTGGACGAACCTGAGTGAACAAACTGTGTATGAGAACCGCTGGTTCCGGGTCAACCTCGCCGACGTCGCCCTCCCGGACGGGCGGCACCTGGACCACTTCGTGATCCGGCTCCGCCCGGTCGCCGTGGCGACCGCCGTCAACGAGGCCAACGAGGTGCTGCTGCTGTGGCGGCACCGGTTCATCACCGACAGCTGGGGCTGGGAGCTGGCCGCCGGCGTCGTCGAGGACGGCGAGGACATCGCGGCCGCGGCCGCCCGCGAGATGGAGGAGGAGACCGGGTGGCGGCCGGGCCCGCTGCGCCATCTCCTCACCGTCGAGCCCGCCAACGGGCTCATCGACGCGCGGCACCACCTCTACTGGTCGGAGTCGGCCGAGTACATCGGCCACCCCGAGGACGACTTCGAGTCGTCGCGGCGCGAGTGGATACCGCTCAAGCTGGTACCCGACATGATCGCCCGCGGCGAGGTCCCGGCCGCCAATATGGCGGCCGGACTCCTGCTCCTGCACCATATGCGGCTCGGCGACGGCTGA